GATTTAGTAGATATAGCGAAAAATCTCTGTGCAGCAGCCTCTATAGAAGAGATTTTTTCTCAAGTACAGCAAGTAGTTTTTCGTTACCTTGATAGTATCGATCGCTTGGCATTATTAATTGATGTCAACGGTTGCGGCCAGTTGGAATTAGTAAATGCTGCTACTAGAAATATTTCTCAACAGAAAAATCTCCCCGCTGATGGTAGTTGGATTAGTCGTAGTATCTGTCAAAAGGTATTTGAAGAAAAAGTCGTCATTCAAACTGGTGATACTCATCAGGATGAACGGTTTGCGAGTGAACAGAGTATTTTAGTCAAAGGCATTCGCAGCGCGATGGCTGTGCCTTTATGGGATGAAAATAAAGTTGTAGGCGTACTATATGCCGATGCCAACTTTTCTTCTTACCATTGGGCTAATGAAGGCGAAGAAGAATTGAGCTTTTTCTCAGCTTTAGCAAACCTTGTGGCTTCTAGTGTGCAGCGTTGGCTATTAGTAGAGAAACTCAAAACTGAAGAGATGATTCGTCACCGACTAGAACGTTATCATTCTCCCGCAGTTGTACAGCAGTTAATCTCTGTAGGTGGATTACCGGGTGGTCGTTTAGCTCCTGCCGAGAGCGAAATCAGTATTTTGTTCGCGGATTTAGTTGGTTTTACGGCAATTTCTGAAAGGTTAACACCAACTGCGATCGCGAAACTATTAAATAATTTATTTGAAGAAATGCTAAAAGAAGTGTTTACTTGCGGCGGCACTTTAGATAAATACATTGGCGATTGTATTATGGCATTTTTTGGCGCTCCAGAACCGCAACTAGATCACGCCGATCGCGCTGTTACTGCTGCCAAAGGAATGCTCACTCGTCTCGAACATTTAAACGCCAATGGTTTTTGGCACGAACCCCTGCAATTACGGATTGCTATCAATAGCGGTAAGGCTGTTGTGGGAGATGTCGGTAGTTCCCAAAGGGTAGACTATACGGCATTAGGCGCGACGATTAATCTTGCCGCTCGGATGGAAGCAGTTTGTCCCCCTAGTGAATGCGTGATTAGTGAAGCCACCCATAAAATGCTTTCAGAACCCTCAGACTTCCAAGAAATGGGAGATTATCGTTTCAAAGGGATTGAGCGACTAGTTAAGGTTTATCAGACAAATTTGCAGCAAGTGCCAACTATCATTGCTCCAATCATTAATCTTTAGGGATTGCTATGGGCTTTGAGGTCTAGATTTTGTAACCCATCTAGTGACATACTCCTATAAAGATGAATAGGGAATGCTAGCAATTACGAATTACCTGACTGTGCCAGCACTAAAAATTTGCTCTGCTGTCAAATCTAACTCTGGAAAAGTTGGCGACTGGATACGGTCATTTCCTCGAAATTTACTAACGCGATACTCACCTTCTTCTAAACAGCAAACTAAAATAGTCAGTTGTTTGGGTTTGCCAATAAATTCCCTACCGCCCAATGCACTATAATCAGTAATCCAGTACTCAGGAATTCCCATTTCTTCTCTTCGAGACGCTACGCGAACATAGTCAGCGTATTTTTTCAGATAATCATCACGCCAGTTTGTACTTACCACCTCAATTACTAAAGGAATTGATGCTGCTTGAGTAACAGTTGATGTTTTTTTCCACAGAGGTTCATTAACTAAATTAGGCTGATTTAGTATCAGGACATCTGGGGAATAAGCAGATTTGTTCTCAACTGGTTTGACGAATACTGTTTTGGGGATAAAATTAATGAAGATTTAAGCGACTATATTCTAAAGTGATTTTTGTAGCTAAAAATCCAATCACCTCTTCATGGTCGCCTGTCGGTGCGAAGATTTCAATTATTACTCCATCATATAGTTCGTAACGTTGTCCTTTGTTATCTGGATATTTAGCAACGAACTCATCGAATGTAACTACTTTGCCTAAGACTTGAGTCATAGCTTGATTCCTCAATTGTGCAAATTATAGCAACTTCACTTACATTTAATTCATCAACATTAATACTTATTGATTGGTATACTTTAATTCAATTAAAGTTGCGAAAATGTAATATTCAGCAGCTAATTTTTGGCTAAAAGACTAGAATTTGGATGGTAGCTTCCTCAATTTATATGTATAACATTAGGAAGCCTACTTCAAGCTATTTTTTAACGGGAGGTCAGGTAATGGCGATCGCCACCATCAATCCCGCCACTGGGGAGACGCTCAAAACCTTTGAGGCGCTCAATGATACAGAAATTGCCGCTAAACTCGATTTAGCTAATCAGACTTTTGAACAGTATCGTCAGACTAGTTTTTTGACGCGATCGCAATGGTTAGAAAAAGCTGCCGATATTTTAGAGCAAGACAAAGCAGAATTTGCTAAATTAATGACTCTAGAAATGGGTAAGCCATTTAAAGCTGCGATCGCGGAAGTCGAAAAATGCGCCGTTGTCTGTCGCTACTATGCCGAACACGCGCCTAGTTTTCTTGCTGATGTCAGTATAAAAACTGATGCCAGTCAGAGTTTTGTACGTTATGAACCAATGGGTGCGATTCTCGCGGTGATGCCGTGGAATTTCCCCTTTTGGCAAGTGTTCCGTTTTGCCGCACCGGCTCTCATGGCGGGGAATGTCGGCTTACTCAAACACGCTTCTAACGTGCCGCAGTGCGCCTTGGCAATTGAAGATATTATCCGACGAGCAGGTTTTCCTGAAGGTGCTTTTCAAACTTTATTAATAGGTGCTGCCAAAGTCGCCGATTTAATTGCTGATGACCGCGTAAAAGCTGCTACCTTGACAGGAAGTGAACCAGCAGGTATATCCCTCGCCGTCGCCGCCGGCAAACAAATTAAAAAAACCGTTTTGGAATTGGGAGGAAGTGACCCGTTTATTGTGTTAGAAAGTGCTGACTTAGAGACAGCAGTTGTCACAGCAACTACAGCGCGGATGTTAAATAACGGGCAATCATGTATTGCAGCGAAACGTTTTATTGTCGCAGATGCGATCGCAGATAAATTTGAAAAATTGCTTTTAGAAAAATTTCAGGCGCTAAAAGTAGGCGATCCTATGGAACCCGATACCGATTTAGGCCCACTGGCAACACCTGGTATCCTCCAGGATTTAGATAAACAAGTGCAAGACGCCATCAGCAGCGGTGGTAAAGTCCTCATCGGTGGACATCCTTTATCAGATCGTCCTGGAAACTTTTATCCGCCAACGATTATCATAGATATCCCGCCTGATACACCAATCGCAAAAGAAGAATTCTTTGGCCCGGTAGCCTTGTTATTCCGGGTTCCAGATATTGATGCCGCCATTAAACTCGCTAATGACACCCCCTTTGGCTTAGGTGCAAGTGCTTGGACAACCAACAATCAAGAGAGCGATCGCTTGGTTGAGGAAATCGAAGCCGGTGCTGTGTTTATCAACAGTATGGTCAAATCCGATCCCCGATTGCCCTTTGGTGGCACCAAGCGTTCTGGATATGGCAGAGAATTGAGTATCCAAGGTATACATGAGTTTGTCAACGTGAAAACTGTGTGGGTTAAATGATTAGTCATTAATCATTAGTCATTGGTCATTAGCCAAAAACATGACTAATGACTAATGACGAAGGACAAATGACTAGAATAAATAGTTAGGAAATAAAATGAATACAGCAGAATTATTGGTGCAGTGCCTAGAAAATGAAGGAGTGCAATATATTTTTGGACTCCCTGGCGAAGAAAACCTGCACGTTTTGGAAGCGTTAAAACATTCTTCGATTAAATTTATTACGACTCGTCATGAACAGGGTGCAGCATTCATGGCCGATGTCTATGGACGCTTAACCGGAAAAGCTGGAGTGTGTCTTTCTACTCTTGGCCCTGGGGCAACTAATTTGATGACTGGGGTAGCAGATGCTAACCTCGATGGTGCGCCCTTAGTAGCGATTACCGGTCAAGTGGGAACAGATAGAATGCATATTGAATCCCATCAATATTTAGATTTGGTGGCAATGTTTGCACCTGTTACCAAGTGGAATAAGCAGATTGTGCGACCGAGTATTACACCAGAAGTAGTACGGAAAGCATTTAAGCGATCGCAATCGGAAAAACCTGGTGCAGTTCACATCGATTTGCCAGAAAATATTGCTGCCATGCCTGTAGAAGGCAAACCTTTGCGTAAGGATAATAGCGAAAAAACCTATGCATCTTTTGCTAGCATTCGGGCAGCCGCCGCCGCAATTTGCCAAGCTGTGAACCCATTAATCTTAGTCGGAAATGGAGCAATTCGCGCCCATGCCAGTGATGCCGTAACGCAATTTGCCACCTTGCTGAATATACCTGTTGCCAATACCTTCATGGGTAAAGGCGTGATTCCCTACACACATCAACT
This Nostoc sp. C052 DNA region includes the following protein-coding sequences:
- a CDS encoding NAD-dependent succinate-semialdehyde dehydrogenase → MAIATINPATGETLKTFEALNDTEIAAKLDLANQTFEQYRQTSFLTRSQWLEKAADILEQDKAEFAKLMTLEMGKPFKAAIAEVEKCAVVCRYYAEHAPSFLADVSIKTDASQSFVRYEPMGAILAVMPWNFPFWQVFRFAAPALMAGNVGLLKHASNVPQCALAIEDIIRRAGFPEGAFQTLLIGAAKVADLIADDRVKAATLTGSEPAGISLAVAAGKQIKKTVLELGGSDPFIVLESADLETAVVTATTARMLNNGQSCIAAKRFIVADAIADKFEKLLLEKFQALKVGDPMEPDTDLGPLATPGILQDLDKQVQDAISSGGKVLIGGHPLSDRPGNFYPPTIIIDIPPDTPIAKEEFFGPVALLFRVPDIDAAIKLANDTPFGLGASAWTTNNQESDRLVEEIEAGAVFINSMVKSDPRLPFGGTKRSGYGRELSIQGIHEFVNVKTVWVK
- a CDS encoding adenylate/guanylate cyclase domain-containing protein, producing the protein MTELTLRLQEGDNETTIAVDQDVFTIGRLPECNLYLPFAGVSRNHARLVKTADGVWTVEDMGSKNGTQVNKYLVNYPQELHHGDIIWLGNVSLVVLLTSPVSQPTPGYPGISDINEQRTILHNVEQLQQQWIAADSKDGNINNKDKTIARLKDLVDIAKNLCAAASIEEIFSQVQQVVFRYLDSIDRLALLIDVNGCGQLELVNAATRNISQQKNLPADGSWISRSICQKVFEEKVVIQTGDTHQDERFASEQSILVKGIRSAMAVPLWDENKVVGVLYADANFSSYHWANEGEEELSFFSALANLVASSVQRWLLVEKLKTEEMIRHRLERYHSPAVVQQLISVGGLPGGRLAPAESEISILFADLVGFTAISERLTPTAIAKLLNNLFEEMLKEVFTCGGTLDKYIGDCIMAFFGAPEPQLDHADRAVTAAKGMLTRLEHLNANGFWHEPLQLRIAINSGKAVVGDVGSSQRVDYTALGATINLAARMEAVCPPSECVISEATHKMLSEPSDFQEMGDYRFKGIERLVKVYQTNLQQVPTIIAPIINL